The genomic region TGATTTCCTCAATTCGGCAATCTGCGGCCCGCTGTATCCCAGCGCTTCCAGTACCGGTTCTGTATCTGCGCCCTGCTTCGGCGGCTCACGCCTGATCGGACAGGGTGCGGCTGAAAACCGGATGGGTTGATGGATCGCCCGGTATTCCCCCTCGCTCGGATGCTGGCGTACTTCAGCAAGTCCTGTATCGGCGATCTGCCGATCCTCCAGCACTGTTTCCAGGCTGTGCACCCGTGCGCAAGGCACATTGGCCTGCGTCAACAGCACCATCCATTCATCGGTGGTCTTCTGCGCGCAGATTTTCTCCGACAAGCTGTAGAGTTCGTCGATATTGGCGGTGCGCGCCGGATAGGTGGCAAACCGGGGATCGGTAGCAAGCTCCGGCATTCCGCCGAGGGTGAAGAACTGCTGCCAGTTGTGGTCGCTGTAAGGCATCACGGCAATATAGCCGTCCCGGGTGGCATAGGGCTTTCGGTTCGGGCTGACGGAACGTGAATAGGCCGTATCGCCAAGCGGCGGCACGAAAGCGTGGCCAAACAGGTTTTCCACCATGTTGAAAGCCACCATGCACTCCATCATCGGAACCTCGATGAACTGGCCCTCTCCGGTGCGTTCGCGATGCAGCAGACCGGCCAGCAGCGCATTGGCGGCAAACAGCGCCGTTGTCTTGTCAGCCATCAGGCCGGGGAAGTATCGCGGCGCACTGCTGCCATCCTGTCTTGGCAGCATCATCGCCAGCCCGCTTACAGCCTGGATCAGATCGTCATAGGCCGGGCGGCCTTCATACTGCCCGCCTGATCCGAAGCCCACCGCATGGACATAAACAATATCGGGCCGGATGGCGCGAACGCTGTCATAATCAAAACCAAGTCGCTTGATTCCGCTGGCACGGATATTGTGAAAGAAGACATCGGCCGTCTCGATCAACCGGTTGAGAATTTCCTTGGCTTCAGGTTTGGCAAGGTCCAGCGTGACGGCACGCTTGTTGCGGTTGATCGTCAGATAGATCGGCCCCATCCC from Salaquimonas pukyongi harbors:
- a CDS encoding CaiB/BaiF CoA transferase family protein gives rise to the protein MAEKGILSGYTVLDLSSVVLGPYASQFLGDLGAEVIKIESPEGDIMRHAGPMRSKGMGPIYLTINRNKRAVTLDLAKPEAKEILNRLIETADVFFHNIRASGIKRLGFDYDSVRAIRPDIVYVHAVGFGSGGQYEGRPAYDDLIQAVSGLAMMLPRQDGSSAPRYFPGLMADKTTALFAANALLAGLLHRERTGEGQFIEVPMMECMVAFNMVENLFGHAFVPPLGDTAYSRSVSPNRKPYATRDGYIAVMPYSDHNWQQFFTLGGMPELATDPRFATYPARTANIDELYSLSEKICAQKTTDEWMVLLTQANVPCARVHSLETVLEDRQIADTGLAEVRQHPSEGEYRAIHQPIRFSAAPCPIRREPPKQGADTEPVLEALGYSGPQIAELRKSGAVG